The genomic segment TATTCCACAACTTTCTTGTCCTGAATTTCATTTGTAGTTGTAATAACCATTTTTTCTACCTCTTTTCTTTTTTTTCTTTAGATAAATTTTTGTAAAAAAAAACTCTCTTAAAATAACTTTAGGAGAGGATAATATTTATACACAATATTTATTTCTACATTTTACGATACTTTAATAGTTTATTTACACAGCCAAAATTTATAAAACTTACCTAAACAAATTAAAATTACAAAAATTATTTTAAGCAATTATTATATTTCAAACCTCTACATCCAGCATTATACTTAATTAATTTCAAAATTACCTAAATTTTTCAAAATATTTTTAAAATCAATTAACTATAAATCTCTATTTTTTTGTAAATCCTTCAAATCTTCAACACTACTAATTTTCCTAAACTACTAAATTACGTTTGTATCTTTATTTTTCAATAAAATTAAATTTCCTTCTATCCTACTATCCTACTAATTATTTTATATATAATAACAAATATTAAATACATTGTCAACTATTAAAATTTATTAAAAAATAATAATATAAAATAAAAAACAGAGAATAATAATAACTCATCCCTGTTTCCAATATCTTTAAAATTATAAGTTGTATTTTTTCTTAAATTTATCAACTCTTCCAGTTTCATCAACAAATTTAGATTTTCCAGTATAGAATGGGTGAGAAGTTGAACTTGTTGCAACTTTTATTACTGGGTATTCCTGCCCTTCAAAAGTTGTTGTTTCTTTAGAAGTTTTAGTTGATTTTCCTAAGAATTTTTCTCCGTTACTTGTATCTTCAAATACTACAAATCCGTATGATGGATGTAAATCTTTTTTCATGTATCTATGCTCCTTTCTATTTATAACTATGATTATTTTCAATATTTCATATAATAATACCATATTTTTTCTTAATTTTCAAGTATCTAAAATTGGATTTTTTTACTCCAACCGCTTATTAATAAAAAATTTTTCTACTTTGACATCTCCGCCAATATTATTCCCCCAGCCACAGATACATTCAGCGAGTTTATTTCCCCCTTCAAGTGTATTTTTACAATTTTGTCACAATGTTCCTTCACTTTTTTCCGCATTCCATTCCCTTCGCTTCCAAGCACAAGGCATGCTTTTTCTGGATAATTTTCCTCATAGTAATGATTCTGTCCATCAGCTTCTGCACCATAAACTGTATATCCATATTTTTTCAATTTGTCAATCGTATCAGAAATATTTGTAACTTTTACAATATCCACATGCTCGATCGCTCCTGTCGATGATTTTACAACTGTTTCCGTAACTTTCACGCTGTTTCTGTCCTGAATAATAATCCCATCCACTCCAAAACACTCCGCACTTCTTATAATCGCTCCAAAATTTCTCGGATCCTGAACCTGATCCAGCACAACAACTATAGATTTTTCCTTTTTCAAAAGTTTTTCCAAAAATGCAGTAAAATCAACATAATAATCGAATTCTGAAACAAGTGCCACAACTCCCTGTGAATTTTCAGTCCGTCTATCTGTATAAAAAATCTTTATATTCCTTCTACATGCCAGATTCAATATTTCCTTAATTGTTTCCTTTTTTATTTTCTTATAAACCTCCAGTTTCTCAATATTTTTATCCGATTTCAACACTTCAATCACTGGATTTATCCCTATTATCTTCTCCATTCTTTTTTCTCCCTCTTTCTATTATTAATATTAAAATAAATGATTTTTTCTAATACTGTTTTTCTATTTATTACTTTTTTATTTCAAAATTATTTTGATTAACAATTATTTTTCTTATTTGTATTTATATGTTTTTTCTTTAACGAAATTTTGTTTGATTTTTTGTACTTTTCAAAATACATTCTAATTTCATAAAACCGCTGTAAATTATAAAACTTAAAAAATTTGTCGTGATTTTTTTGGAATGAAAACTACTGTCTGAGCTTTTTCAAAATATTGAAATTGCTATTATTTAAAGAGTTGATAAAAACTCTTATTAAAAAGCGAGTTTAGTTTTTATTTCAAAAAAATGCTTAGACGAGCCAGGATTGTAAAGGGGATGGCGACTGATCCCCTTTACGTTAAAAAAAAAGAAAAAACATTTAAAATAAATAAAAAACAATTATTAACTAAAATAACCTAAGTAAATTTAAATAAAATAATTTAGATAAATATTTAAACTTTTGAATATATTTTATAATAATTTTCATTTAAAAGCAACAAACAAAAAATATTTATCAATTTAATTAATATTAAAAAGGAATGTTCTTATAAAAATTATAAAAAACACTCCTCAAATTATATTAATTTTTATTATTTTAAATTATAACCAATCACTTCTATACATTCTATATTCAATTTCAGGAAAGATATTATCTCTGCTTTCGATTTCATTTATCCATCCTTCATCTAATCTTCCGTTTTTAAAATCTTCGTAAATTTTGAATAATCTATGAACGTGATCACTTATTTTTTTGTGAGCATAACCAACCATTGTTCCCGTGTACATTATAAATTCCCAGCAGGAAGTCTGTGCCATTAATAATTCTCTTGCGGCTTGATTTAATGCTCTGTATTCTAATTCATTGTATGGTTCTCTTCCGTTTGCTAGTTCTATCATTTTTTGTGCGGCTTTATGTAAATGTCTGTAGGCATAGTCATTTGAGCCATCTATCCAAACATCATAATAACCATTTGCTCCCCAGCTTGACATGCTTACGTCAACTATTTGATTTGTCGGATATAGTTCTAAATATTTGTATGGTGTTATTGTAGAAAAATTAGATTCTGCTGTTGCTCTGAATACCCACTCTAGGAATATTGGCCCTTCATACCACCAGTGTCCGTATAATTCAGCATCATATGGCGATACTACAATTGGTTTTCTGTATTTCATTTTTGAAGCCAAAAATTCTATTTGTTTTGAACGGTTGAAGACAAAGTTGTAAGCGTGTTCTTTAGCTCTGGCTGCTGCTGCTTCTGGATTGTAAACTGCTTTATAAGTTCCTTTTTTGTCAGTTATTGCGTGATATTTTACTCCGATATTTCTTCGTACTCCATCACTATGTAAATATGGTTTTACAAGCTCATAATCCAGCTCATATCCAGCATCCTTGTGAAACTCACGATAAAGTCCGTCTCCCGGATAACCAGACTCAGAACTCCAAACTTGTTCAGAAGATTCCAGATCTCTGGCAAATGCCGCTACATAGTTTTTTGTATAGACTGGCGAATAAATACCATAAACTGGACGTGGATCACTGTGCATAATTCCATGTGCATCAACTAAAAAGTATCTTATCCCATGTTTTTCCAAATATTTATCTTGTCCTGGATAATAAGCACATTCTGCTAGCCAGATTCCTTTTGGTTCTCTTCCAAAGTTTTTGATGTAATCTTTTTTAGCCATAAAGACTTGAGCATTTACTGCTTCTGGATAATCTTTCATAACTGGCAGAAATCCGTGTGTCGCAGTAACTGGAATAATTTCCAAATTCCCCTGATCTTGGAATTTTCTAAATGCCCCCACTAAATCTCTGTTGTATTTTTCTTCAAATACTTGTTTTGCTCTTGTGTTGAACCATAAGTTATGTTTTGCAACATTTAACATATCAGGATATGGACTAAGTCTTTCCACTTCTTTCTCACAAAATTCAATCAATTTATCTATATGATGAATATATCTTTCACGTAATAAACTGTCATTCATCATATTCACAAGTGTCCCAGACATTGTGATTGTCATATTCCAAGGAATGTTATCCCTTGTCAGATTTTCAAACATTTCTAGTAGAGGAACATACGTTTCTGTAATCGCTTCATATAACCAATCTTCTTCTAAAAATTCTTTATATTCTGGGTGTCTCACATATGGTAAATGTGCATGCAAGACAAGACTCAAATATCCATTCATAATTCTTCCTCCATACTTTATAAATTTTTATATATTATATTTATACCACATTTTCCCAGAAATTCAAAATTTTTTTAGAGAAAGTTTACTGAAATTTTAAACTATCTTTTTTTATTATAACCTGACATTTCACATTTTAATTTTTAACCTTGTAACAAAATTTTCTAATATCAATCTATTTTATTTCATTAGCAACATAATTTTAAAATTATAAAAAACCTGCCAGCTAAATTCAACTGGCAGGCAAAAGGTGAGGACAATAAGACAAGAATTCAACTGCTATTTTTGACTGCTAAAAATCAAAAACAATGTGATTATAACTGCCAAAACAGTCAAATCCCAATTTGCCATTATTACCACCCCCTGTTCAAGAAAGTGTAATCAAGGTTGCGTTCCTTGACAGACAATTATATCACAAAAAAAAGCCCTATTCAACAAAGAATAAAGCCTTTTTTTCACATTTTTAATTTTACACTAACCTGAACAGGTTTTTTCATTCAAGATTATTATATCATTTTTTTGTTAAAAATTCAATCCTCAAATTTTCAAAAAACAAAAAGAAAGCAAAATCCCCAAAATCACACATTAGTAAGTTCGATTTCCATATCTATCCCAACATTGATAATACCCATTCTCTCTATAACATCTCACACCTCTTTCAGCACTTCTCGATTTATTCTTTCCCATCTTTTTTTATCAAAAAGTTCACAACTCACTACTATCATTCCAAGTATTACAATCAAAATCAATTTCTTCACAAAAACCAACTCCTATACAATTTTTCATTTATTATATTATACCTTTATAATTCCCAAATTTCAATTGATTGTTTTATTTTTTTTAGTAAAGTTCACTTATATTGCAAATTTTTTTAACAAAAAACTTTTAATTTTCCACTAATAAATTCAATTGTTACATCCACATTTTCCCCTTCTTCTCCATCAATGCTTACGTCAATTTCTTCTGTAACTTTTTTTATTTTGCATTTTTTGGCTTGTAAAGTTCGGATGTAATCGTTGTTTGTTAGGTTGCTGTTCATTAAGTCGATTAGGATTTTTGGAATATCCAGCGGGTTGTCAATGTTTTTTACAATTAGAATATCCATAAATCCATCATTCATACTGGCTTCATCAATTACATTTTCAAATCCACCGACACTTTTTCCATTCAGAATTGCATACAAAATAGCCTTTTCCTTCACTTTCTCATTTCCATCCAGCACAATATCCAAGTCAAAAGTCTTTATATTTGTAAGTTCTCCAAGTCCATTTATGTAATAGGCAACTTTCCCAAATGTCTTTTTCAGTGTCTTGTCTGTATTGTAGGAAATTTTGGTAAATAATCCGCCAGCATACGAAGACAAGAACACAGTTTTTCCATTGATTATTCCAAAATCAATGTTTTTAGCAGTTTTTTTAGTAATTTTCTCTATCCAGTTTTCGATATTTTCTTCTATTTTCAATGCTTTTGCAAAGTCGTTTGATGTTCCTGTCGGAAATATTGCAACTTCTGGAAATTCGATATTTTTACAATAAAGTTCGCTTAAACAACGGCTTAACGTTCCATCTCCGCCTGATAAAATCAAAATGTCATATTTTTCATTTTGTAAAATTTTCGTAAATAAGTCATAATCTTCATTTATGCTGTAAAGTGTCAAAGTAATCTCTTTTTCCAGCAATTTTGTCGTAATTAAGTCAAAATTATTTAAAATTGTATTGGCATTACCAGATTTTGGATTGTAAACCAAAATAGCCTTTTTTAATTTTTTCATACATTCTCCTATTTTTTTAAAATATATTGTTTGAAAAAGTTTATAAAATCTTATTCATATTATGTTTCTTGATTTTATCTTTTCTTTTTTGTATATTCTTGTCATATATGTCTTATCTTACAATACTTTTTTTATCCGATTTTTGATAAGAAATCAAGATTTCCTGCTACTTAAATATTTATGTCATCTTTATTTTTACAAAATCTCATTAACCGAATAATCAGAGTAAATCTTTTCCCCATTCAAAAGCAACTTTTTCAACTTAATTTTTTCCTCAATTGGCAAATATCCCACAAAAATATTTTTTGCATTTTTTCTTTCCTTTTTCGTAGAATTTTCCAAAAATGTTATATTTTGCGGTACTTCAATTTGAGAATTTATTTCCTCAATATTATTTTTGCCTAAATTATCCGTTTTTATCATAAAATCATCAGAATTTACAATTATGCAAAATCTTTTTTCTACTTCCTGCTTTTCAATTTGACTTGAATTTTCAAGTTTTTCCTGCTGATTTTCCACAATATTTTCTGAGTTTTCCACATTCTCATTATTTTTAAACTCTATTTTTTCAACTTTCTTGTATTCCAGCTGTTTTGGCTCTTCATTAACTTCAAGATTTTGGCTATTTTCCTCAATTTCATAATTGATTTCATTTTGCATTGAAAAATCAGTTTTTATAATATTTTTCAGCTCTTCTATATCTTTGTAATTATAAAACAATGTAAACGGATAGTCATTTTCAGAATATTCTTCATTTATATCAAAATATGATTTTATAAAATTGTTAAAAATTGGCTTTTTATCTGAACTTATTACAATTTGACTTTTTTTATCAGTCATTTTTTTATAATAAATTCCAACTGTCAGTAAAAAGTTTTCAAAATTTGACATTTTGTATTTATATTTTTCATTTTCGTCAAAAATATTTTTTATAATCAAGTTTTTATTTTGCTTAAAAAACTGTGCCAGCAATCCTTTAGTCTGTGAATTATACTCCATTTTTCCAATAAGAAATTCTTTTATTTTCTTAAAAACGCCAATTTGCGTGTGATCATAACACTTGAAATTATAATCCCTTTTTATCAATATATTTACGATATTATGGTTTGAAACCTGCTTCACATCCTCAATTTTTACACTAAAATTCCAGTTATAATAACGACTTAACAGAATTAACAAGTTGGAAACACTGTAATCAAGCCGTCCAACGAACTTTCTTCCTTGAAAAAGTGAAACCTGATCAAATTCCATTTTCATTGTAATTTTCTTTTCCATTTCCAGCTCAATATTTGTGTAAAATACTGACTTCATCGGAAAAGATGTGTTAAAAAGCGAATGATAATAAGACAAAGTGTCATCCTTCAACTGCGATACTTTCACATCCTCAACATACACTTTTGTGTAATATCTGTCTTGAAACATTTCTGTCTTTAATTTATAAACAATATCGTAAAACAAATTCTCGTTCAGCTCTTTAAAATATTCGCCAGAATTAAACCAGACAGCATTTTTATTAAAAAATCCTTTTTGCTTTATGTCAAACATTATATGATTTTTATTTTCTCCAATGAACTTTATATTTTCAAAAAGTACGTTATTTGTCCTAAAAGTCGGCATTGGATTTCCAAAACCAAATGGCTTTAACAGTTCTATTATTTGGAAAAATTCGTAGGAAACCTTTTGAATTGGGATTTGCTTGTCAATTTCTATTATTTTTACAAAATCCTCTTCCCTTAATTTTGTTTTTGCAAATTTATTTATTTTTTTCTTAAATAATTCCAAATTTTTTATTCCAATCGTAAATCCAGCCGCTCCAGAATGTCCCCCAAACTTTACAAAAAGTTCAGGCATTGACTGCAATGCTTCCAAAATATTAAAGTTCCCAATGCTTCGGCACGATCCAACCGCTATTCCTTCATCTTCCTTCACTTCAATGATAATCGCAGGCTTGTAATATTTATCCACAATTTTGGAAGCCGCTATACCAATTACACCGTGATGATATTCAGGCGAATAGTCTACTATCACATAATCTTCCTTCAAATCACTTTCTTCAATGTGTTTTTCTACTTTTTCCACGATTTCATTCTGTAACTCTTTACGCTCAAAATTTTTATTAATCAATTCCTTTACGATTATCTCAATTTCCCTGTCATTATCCGAAATTAGCAATTTTACCACCATTTTTGCATCTTTAAGCCTTCCAGCCGCATTAAAGACAGGTGCTATGATAAAACCCACATCATACGAATTATACTCAGTTTTCTCATTAAAATCTGAATTTTGCATACTAAATAATTTATACAGTAAAAATCTAAGCCCCTTATTTTTAGAACGGCTAAGCTGCTCCAGCCCAAATTTTGTCAAAATCCTGTTTTCTTCCACCAGCGGCACAATATCGGCAACTGTACCAATTGCTACTAAATCTAGATATTTATATGCTTTTGCCTTTTTCCCAATTCTTTCATAAAAACAAAGAATTACCATAAAAATAGTCCCAACTCCCGCTAGAAATTCAAAGGAAAATTCATTTTCAGGACGTTTTGGATTCACAACCGTAATAGCGTCTGGAACTTTATCCCCATGTAAATTGTGATGATCCGTAATAATTATCGGCAAGTTTATAGAATTTGCAAACTCCACTTCAGGAAACGCCGTGATTCCACAATCCACAGTAATTACCAAGTCCGCCCCAGATTCCTTTATTTTCTTCAATGCCTCATTATTCAGCCCATACCCTTCATCCCGAATCGGAATATAATAATTCACATTTTCCGCCCCAAGCTCCTTTAACGCCATATACAAAATAGATGTCGAAGTAATCCCATCCACATCATAATCCCCGTATATCCAAATATTTTTCTGTTCCTTTATTGCCTTTTCAATTTCCAAAATTGTCTTTTCCATATCCTGCAATCCATAAGGATTCTGAATATTTTCAAGTTTCGGATTTAAGAACTCCCTTACTTCCTTTTCTGTCGTTATCCCCCTTGAATAAAGTATTTTCAAAATATCATTATCAATTACCGAACTCAAATTTGTATTTTCAAAGTTCTGTTTTTTAGTCTTAGTTTTTTTCAATTTTTTTGTTTTTTCATCACTTTTTTGATTGTTGTCCTTTTCAATGTATTCCCTCTCCTGTCGTGGATTAGGAATAGTTTTTGTTGCCCATTTAGTATTTCTCATAGTTTTCTCCTCTTTTATATTTTCCCCTTTTTATTTTTTATACTTAATAATTTTACCACATTTTTTTACCAAAATAAATGCTAGTTATTTCAATTTTTTCCAAAAAATAAGAAAAACCCCTAAAATAAAGGGGAATTTCTTTTTATAAAAATTAAATTTTATTTTAATTGTAAATTATAATTTTATTCTTCTACTGAATAATCCATTGCTGCCATTCGTTTGTAGTAATTCCAGTTGTCTTTGGCATTCTTTAGGTTTGCTTCCAGTAATTCTTTTGCTTTTTCAGGGAACTCTGCGGCTAGGGTTGCATATCTTCGTTCTCCCAGCAGGAAATCTTCGTACTTGTCCCAAGCGGGATTTCGTGTATCTAACTGCAGCGGATTTTTCCCTTTTTCAGCGAGTCTTGGATCGTATCTGAAAATTGGCCAATATCCTACTTCTGTTGCCAATTTTTCTTCCGTCTGGAATTTACCCATGCCAGCTTTTATTCCATGCTCTATACAAGGTGAATAAGCAATTATTATTGATGGCCCTGGATAAGCCTCGGCTTCTCTTATTGCTTTTAGTGTCTGGTTCTGATTTGCACCCATTGACACTTTGGCAACATAGATATTTCCGTAAGTCATCAGTATTGCGGCTAAGTCTTTTTTCTTTGCTGGTTTTCCTGATGCTGCAAATTTTGCAACTGCTCCTGCTCTTGAAGATTTTGAAGCCTGTCCTCCTGTATTTGAGTAAACTTCAGTATCAAGTACAAGAATATTAACATCATCTCCAGAAGCCAGCACGTGATCAAGCCCGCCAAATCCAATGTCGTAAGCCCAACCATCTCCACCAAACATCCAGATAGATTTTTTGATTAGATACTGTTTCAATTCCAATATTTCAGCTATATTACTTTTTACTTTTTCGTTTGTATTCCCAGAATTTTCCTTTTCCATTAAAGCTACCAGTTCATCACGTATTTCTGTTGTTTTGTCCCCATCATCAAAGTTTTCTGCAAATAAAATGAACAAATCAGAAAGTTCCGTTGAAACATCAGCCTTTATTTCATCCATTCTTTTTAAAATTCTGTGCCGAATTGTGTTTACAGCCTGAAACATCCCGTATCCATATTCAGCATTGTCTTCAAACAATGAAGAAGCCCATGCAGGCCCGCAGCCGCTTTCAGCAGTTGTATAAGGTGTTGACGGTGCAGACGCTCCATAAATTGAAGAACATCCTGTCGCATTTGCCACAATCATACGTTCTCCGAATAACTGTGTTACCAATTTAATATAAGGTGTTTCTCCACAGCCTGCACACGCTCCCGAAAATTCAAACAGTGGTTTTGCAAATTGTGAGCCTTTTACAGTATTTTTCCCTAAAATTTTATCTTTGTATGAAACATTGTTAAATAAGTAATCTGTGTATTCAATTTCGTTTCTTTCAATTTGAGATTGAATTGGTTTCATAATGATGGCTTTTCCACGAGGAGCAGGACATACATCTACACAGGCACTACATCCTGTACAGTCCAGTGGTGATACTTGAATTTTATAGTTCAAGTCGTTCATTCCACGTCCCAATGCCTTTATTGTCGGCATTCCTTCTGGAGCTTTTGCCATTTCTTCCTCGTCAATCAAGAAAGGACGAATTACAGCGTGTGGGCACACATAAGCACATTGGTTACACTGAATACACATATCGGGCTGCCATTCTGGCACTTCATCAGCAATCCCCCTTTTTTCATAATGTGTAGTTCCATGTTCAAATGTTCCGTCTTCACGTCCTAAAAATGTTGAAACTGGCAATTCTTCACCTTTCATATGGTTAATCGGATCAGCAACCTTTTTTACAAATTCAGGCTTTGCATCGTCAATGATTTTTTCATCAACTTCAAGATCTGCCCATTCTGGTAATACTTCAACTTCGTCCAGCCCTTCAATTCCCCTGTCAATCGCATCCCAGTTTTTCTGCACAATATCCTGTCCTTTTCTTCCATAACTTTTTTCAGCATATTCTTTCATATATTCCTTTGCCTCATCATGAGGAATTACCTCAGACAAATAGAAAAAGGCAGACTGCATAATAGTGTTTGTTCTATTTCCAAGCCCAATTTCCTTTGCGATTTCTGTTGCATTTATAAGATAAAATTTAGCTTTTTTACGTGCCAGTTCCCTTTTTATCTCATTCGGAACATATTTTATTAATTTTTCCTTATCCCATATTGTATTCAGTAAAAATATTCCACCTTCCCGCAAGCCTGAAATCATATCGTACTTTCCCAGATACGCAGGCACTGAACAGGCAACAAAATTAGGTTTTTTTACCAGATAAGTCGAACGTATCGGCTTTTTGCTAAATCTCAAATGCGAACGTGTTACTCCCCCTGATTTTTTAGAATCGTATGCGAAATAACCTTGTGCATACAAGTCTGTCTTATCTCCAATAATTTTTATCGAATTTTTATTTGCCCCAACTGTCCCATCCGAACCAAGTCCAAAAAACAGGCAACCTTTCACATCCTCATTTCCAGTAAACACTTCATCTTCCAGTGCCAGAGATGTAAATGTAACATCATCAATAATTCCGATTGTAAAGTTGTTTTTAGGTTCCTTTTGTGCAAGATTTTTAAATACTGCCACAATTTGTTCAGGAGATGTATCCTTTGATGACAATCCATATCTTCCACCAACAATTTCAGGTGCATTTTCCCTTCCATAGTAAAGTGCCTTTACATCCATATATAATGGCTCTCCCAATGCTCCAGGCTCCTTTGTCCTGTCAAGCACAGCAATCTTTTTAACGCTTTTCGGCATTGCATCAAAAAAATACTTGCTAGAAAATGGACGATATAAATGAACATTCAATGCTCCCACATTTTCGCCATTTTTATTAAGATAATCCACAACCTCCTTGATTGTTTCATTTACAGAACCCATTGCAATAATAACTCTTTCAGCAGTCTCTGAGCCATAATAAACAAAAGGTGCATAATTCCGTCCAGTCTTTTCACTAATCTTTTTCATATAGTCATTTACAATATCAGGTACAGCTTCATAAAATTTATTTTGGGCTTCTCTTGCCTGAAAATAAATATCATCATTTTGAGCTGTTCCTCTTGTTACAGGATTTTCTGGATTTAAGGCTCTTTCTCTAAATTCCTGCACAGCTTTTTTATCAAGCAGACTCTCCAAAAATTCATAATCCATAACTTCTATCTTATTTATCTCATGCGAAGTCCTAAATCCATCAAAAAAGTGCATAATAGGTACTCTCGACTTAATTGCCGCCAAATGTGCAATTCCAGCCAGATCCATAACTTCCTGAACCGAACTTGTCGAAAGCATAGCCCATCCTGTCATTCTAGCCGCATAAATATCCTGATGATCTCCAAATATTGATAACGCCTGTGTAGAAATTGCCCTTGCCGCAACATGCATTACCCCTGGCAGCAATTCCCCAGATATTTTATACATATTAGGTATTTTTAATAACAATCCTTGAGAAGCAGTAAACGTCGTAGTCAAAGCCCCTGTCTGAAGCGATCCGTGTACAATCCCTGCAGCTCCAGCTTCTGATTGCATTTCCACAACCTTTACCGGCATTCCAAATAAATTTTCCTTTCCGTATGATGCCCATTGATCTACAAGCTCTGACATAGTTGACGACGGAGTAATCGGATAAATTCCCGCAACCTCTGTAAACGCATATGCTATATGAGCAGCAGCCTGGTTACCATCCATTGTTTTCATATTTTTTGTCATTTTTCCCTCCAAATTAAGAAATCTTATAATTTTTTCATTTTTTGCTTCATTATAAAATTTCAATTACATATATATAATTATATATTTTCTAGTACAATTTTGCAATTCTTTTTTAACTTTTCTTTCTATTATTTTTTATTTTTATAAAACAAATTGCTATTAATAAATGTTTCCTCTATAATTTTAAGGGCATGGTGTCTGATACCCCTGCGTCAGAAAAATCAAAATATATGGTGAAAAAAGTTTGCTTATTTATCAAATATAGTATATAATATATTAAAATAACTTCAAAATTGAGATTAGAAATAAAATTCAATTTTTTAGTGAAAAAATAAAAAACAAAATTTCTGAGGTGATTATAAAAATGAGAAAATTAACATTGCTCTTTATGACATTGGTTTTATTTAATCTGTCATTTGCAAAAGAAAAAATTGACACAACTTTTACATTCCAAGGATTTTCCCCAACATCTAAAAGTATTGTGAAAACTGCCCAAAGAACAAAAGTTTTAGGAAAATCAAGAATTTCCTATCCAACATTTTTAGGTGGAAATTCAGATGTCATTAAAAATATGAACGCAACTATGAACAAGTTTATTTCAGGCTATAAATCTACAAAACACATTAGTTATACTGGTACTTATGAAGTTACAGCCAGCAACAGCACATATTTAAGTGTCTTATTCACAATTAATCTTATAGACACTGATACAGGGCAAAAAACAAAACTTTATAATGCAATTTCATATAACTTAAAAAATGGAAGACCATTACAGCTTAAAGATTTGTTCACAAACGGATTTAATGAAGAGTTAAAAGGAGTTATTAATAACAGATTCAAACAATTCGGATTGCCGCAAATAGATAACTTTGATGCAATTGCAAAAAATCAGAACTTCTATCTACAAAATGACTCTTTAGTATTATTCTACAATAAAGGTGAGGCTTCAAATTTTGCTGATGGTGAAGTATTTATTCCATTCCTGTTGACAGATTTAATTGGAATCTTAAAATAATCTAAATCAAAAAAATAATAATAAAAAATACACTAAAAAATAAATTTTGCTTTATTAGATAGTGTATTTTTA from the Leptotrichia trevisanii DSM 22070 genome contains:
- a CDS encoding RsiV family protein; the protein is MRKLTLLFMTLVLFNLSFAKEKIDTTFTFQGFSPTSKSIVKTAQRTKVLGKSRISYPTFLGGNSDVIKNMNATMNKFISGYKSTKHISYTGTYEVTASNSTYLSVLFTINLIDTDTGQKTKLYNAISYNLKNGRPLQLKDLFTNGFNEELKGVINNRFKQFGLPQIDNFDAIAKNQNFYLQNDSLVLFYNKGEASNFADGEVFIPFLLTDLIGILK
- the nifJ gene encoding pyruvate:ferredoxin (flavodoxin) oxidoreductase, with protein sequence MTKNMKTMDGNQAAAHIAYAFTEVAGIYPITPSSTMSELVDQWASYGKENLFGMPVKVVEMQSEAGAAGIVHGSLQTGALTTTFTASQGLLLKIPNMYKISGELLPGVMHVAARAISTQALSIFGDHQDIYAARMTGWAMLSTSSVQEVMDLAGIAHLAAIKSRVPIMHFFDGFRTSHEINKIEVMDYEFLESLLDKKAVQEFRERALNPENPVTRGTAQNDDIYFQAREAQNKFYEAVPDIVNDYMKKISEKTGRNYAPFVYYGSETAERVIIAMGSVNETIKEVVDYLNKNGENVGALNVHLYRPFSSKYFFDAMPKSVKKIAVLDRTKEPGALGEPLYMDVKALYYGRENAPEIVGGRYGLSSKDTSPEQIVAVFKNLAQKEPKNNFTIGIIDDVTFTSLALEDEVFTGNEDVKGCLFFGLGSDGTVGANKNSIKIIGDKTDLYAQGYFAYDSKKSGGVTRSHLRFSKKPIRSTYLVKKPNFVACSVPAYLGKYDMISGLREGGIFLLNTIWDKEKLIKYVPNEIKRELARKKAKFYLINATEIAKEIGLGNRTNTIMQSAFFYLSEVIPHDEAKEYMKEYAEKSYGRKGQDIVQKNWDAIDRGIEGLDEVEVLPEWADLEVDEKIIDDAKPEFVKKVADPINHMKGEELPVSTFLGREDGTFEHGTTHYEKRGIADEVPEWQPDMCIQCNQCAYVCPHAVIRPFLIDEEEMAKAPEGMPTIKALGRGMNDLNYKIQVSPLDCTGCSACVDVCPAPRGKAIIMKPIQSQIERNEIEYTDYLFNNVSYKDKILGKNTVKGSQFAKPLFEFSGACAGCGETPYIKLVTQLFGERMIVANATGCSSIYGASAPSTPYTTAESGCGPAWASSLFEDNAEYGYGMFQAVNTIRHRILKRMDEIKADVSTELSDLFILFAENFDDGDKTTEIRDELVALMEKENSGNTNEKVKSNIAEILELKQYLIKKSIWMFGGDGWAYDIGFGGLDHVLASGDDVNILVLDTEVYSNTGGQASKSSRAGAVAKFAASGKPAKKKDLAAILMTYGNIYVAKVSMGANQNQTLKAIREAEAYPGPSIIIAYSPCIEHGIKAGMGKFQTEEKLATEVGYWPIFRYDPRLAEKGKNPLQLDTRNPAWDKYEDFLLGERRYATLAAEFPEKAKELLEANLKNAKDNWNYYKRMAAMDYSVEE